The following coding sequences lie in one Thermosulfuriphilus ammonigenes genomic window:
- a CDS encoding response regulator, with the protein MIETPVRKRLLRKEGPRSPREASPPRKKVLIVDDSEMVRNFHSYILRDAGFEVRTAADGAEALEAFLADSFDLIITDINMPRMDGLTLIRRIREIDATVPIIIVSTEDEATDKQAGYDAGANFYVVKPAKPSILIENVRFLTE; encoded by the coding sequence ATGATCGAAACTCCTGTCAGGAAGAGACTTTTAAGGAAAGAAGGCCCCAGAAGCCCCAGAGAGGCCTCTCCACCTCGAAAGAAGGTTCTTATTGTCGATGATTCGGAGATGGTTCGTAACTTTCACAGCTATATTCTTCGGGATGCCGGTTTTGAGGTCCGGACGGCCGCTGATGGGGCCGAGGCTCTGGAGGCCTTTCTGGCCGATAGCTTTGATCTCATCATTACGGACATCAATATGCCCCGTATGGATGGTCTGACCCTTATCCGGCGCATAAGAGAGATAGACGCCACGGTACCCATAATCATCGTCTCAACCGAAGATGAGGCCACTGACAAGCAGGCCGGCTATGATGCCGGGGCCAATTTTTATGTGGTCAAACCGGCCAAACCATCCATCCTAATCGAGAATGTCCGGTTTCTTACGGAGTGA
- a CDS encoding CheR family methyltransferase, whose product MIGVRLKRRGEREFDLDISSFLKLRDFIYRRTGIFFEEKKLYFVKKRVKAHMEALGFDDFDAYYRFLRFRDDGSAFQELINSLTTNETYFFREFDQLAVFAEECLPLVCERKLSRGSRRLRIWSAGCSTGEEPYTLAIILWEMIDDLPRWDARIEATDIDTNALARAQEGVYGPRSVRNVPPEYLERYFIRQGDQYRVKDQVRSLVKFYQLNLFDHQRMSQMKGFDFIFCRNVLIYFDERARREVVAHFYRALTPGGFIFLGHSESLSRITSAFKPRRLGGMIVYQKPEGDQEAI is encoded by the coding sequence GTGATAGGAGTCAGGCTCAAGCGGCGAGGAGAGAGGGAGTTCGATCTGGATATCAGCTCTTTTCTCAAGCTCAGGGATTTTATTTATCGGCGAACCGGAATCTTTTTTGAGGAAAAGAAGCTTTACTTTGTCAAAAAGAGGGTCAAGGCCCACATGGAGGCCTTGGGCTTTGACGACTTTGATGCCTATTATCGCTTCTTACGTTTTCGGGACGATGGTAGTGCCTTTCAGGAGCTGATAAATAGCCTGACCACCAATGAGACTTATTTCTTTCGGGAGTTTGATCAGCTGGCTGTCTTTGCCGAAGAGTGTCTTCCTCTTGTTTGTGAGCGGAAACTTTCCCGCGGTAGCCGTCGTCTCCGAATCTGGTCTGCGGGCTGTTCTACCGGAGAAGAGCCTTATACCCTGGCCATTATCCTTTGGGAGATGATCGACGATTTACCCCGCTGGGACGCCCGGATAGAGGCCACCGATATCGACACTAATGCCCTGGCTCGGGCCCAGGAGGGAGTTTATGGCCCCAGATCGGTAAGAAATGTCCCCCCAGAATACCTGGAGCGCTACTTCATCCGCCAGGGAGATCAATATCGGGTAAAAGATCAGGTTCGTTCTTTAGTGAAGTTTTACCAGCTAAACCTTTTTGATCATCAGCGCATGAGCCAGATGAAAGGCTTTGATTTTATTTTCTGTCGCAACGTGCTCATCTATTTTGATGAGAGGGCCCGCAGGGAGGTGGTCGCCCATTTCTACCGGGCCTTGACTCCCGGGGGCTTTATCTTCCTGGGACACTCGGAATCCCTTTCGCGTATCACCTCGGCCTTCAAACCGCGCCGACTGGGAGGGATGATCGTCTATCAAAAACCAGAAGGAGATCAGGAGGCGATATGA
- a CDS encoding response regulator yields MAIKVLVLDDEPEILESLRRLLELDGRFEPLVTTSPQEALSLVAREKIQIIICDIVMPEMDGLEFLERAHSINGLVQIIMMTAYSSVDRVLTCLEKGAADYLMKPFDIHEVRKVLDQVVQRLERWRELVIEARRREINPEEVARPTSGRQRGESPEERLEFLEELLAQRPPDLPFRLLEWLEEEDDQLVRERILEELGQRLAQEEDERLLKLMLSSPQAYIRNGAIDLAQDLGPQILPHLERLARDEDKDLRKLVLDIAVQINDPRAERLLLEALDDEETNVRITAAEYLGQKGVREAIPRLEEMAIREEDEMARGVALEALAALKESPRAREVISLLKEEASPVLLHSFLKYLARFGNKKDLGWLSKGIREGRVPLARESLEALVLLLKRHGQRPSKGLLAYLTQKAGDLSDSLEVYLLLQVVAMGDQQAASSLAGELLNGPIEVATGAINFLAEYGTSEDRQRLETLARESKRPEIQQTIEDVLEL; encoded by the coding sequence ATGGCCATCAAGGTATTGGTACTGGATGACGAGCCAGAGATCCTTGAGTCTTTGAGGCGTCTGCTCGAGCTTGACGGAAGGTTCGAGCCCCTGGTGACCACCAGTCCCCAGGAGGCCCTCTCTCTGGTGGCCAGAGAGAAGATTCAGATCATTATCTGCGACATCGTTATGCCGGAGATGGATGGGCTGGAGTTCCTGGAGCGGGCCCATTCCATAAACGGCCTTGTCCAGATCATCATGATGACTGCCTACTCCTCAGTGGATCGGGTCCTTACCTGTTTGGAGAAGGGAGCGGCGGACTACCTTATGAAACCCTTTGATATCCATGAAGTCCGCAAGGTGCTCGATCAGGTGGTCCAACGCCTGGAGAGATGGCGAGAGCTGGTCATAGAGGCCCGGCGTCGGGAGATAAATCCAGAAGAGGTGGCTCGCCCCACCTCTGGCAGGCAACGGGGAGAGAGCCCCGAGGAGCGTCTGGAGTTTCTGGAGGAACTTCTGGCTCAAAGGCCGCCTGATCTTCCGTTTCGGCTTCTTGAATGGCTGGAGGAAGAGGATGATCAGCTCGTAAGGGAAAGAATCCTTGAGGAGTTAGGCCAGAGACTGGCTCAGGAGGAAGACGAAAGGCTCCTTAAACTCATGCTCTCCTCTCCTCAGGCCTATATTCGCAACGGGGCCATTGACCTGGCTCAGGATCTTGGCCCTCAGATCTTGCCCCACCTTGAGAGACTGGCCAGAGATGAGGATAAGGATCTACGGAAACTCGTTCTGGATATTGCCGTCCAGATAAATGATCCCCGGGCCGAACGGCTTCTTCTTGAGGCCCTGGATGATGAGGAGACCAATGTCCGGATAACAGCCGCCGAATATCTGGGCCAAAAGGGCGTAAGGGAGGCCATCCCCCGACTTGAAGAGATGGCCATCAGGGAGGAGGACGAGATGGCCCGCGGGGTGGCCCTTGAGGCCCTGGCCGCCCTTAAGGAATCACCGCGGGCCAGGGAGGTAATCTCCCTTCTTAAAGAAGAGGCCAGTCCGGTGCTTCTTCACTCCTTCCTTAAGTATTTGGCCCGGTTTGGCAACAAGAAGGATCTTGGCTGGCTCTCTAAGGGGATAAGGGAGGGGAGGGTGCCTCTTGCCCGCGAGAGCCTTGAAGCCCTTGTCCTCCTCCTAAAGCGTCACGGCCAGCGTCCCTCCAAGGGACTCTTGGCCTACCTTACGCAAAAAGCGGGTGATCTCTCTGATTCTCTGGAGGTCTATCTTCTCCTCCAGGTGGTGGCCATGGGAGACCAGCAGGCGGCCAGTTCCCTGGCCGGTGAGCTTCTCAATGGACCCATTGAGGTAGCCACGGGGGCCATCAACTTTTTGGCCGAATACGGCACCTCCGAAGATAGGCAGCGTCTTGAGACCCTGGCCCGGGAAAGCAAGCGCCCCGAAATCCAGCAGACCATTGAAGACGTTTTGGAGCTCTAA